The Gouania willdenowi chromosome 5, fGouWil2.1, whole genome shotgun sequence sequence AAGCAAAAGAGAATATCTGGAGCAGCTCACAATATAAACCAGCTGGAATAAAACCGAATAAAGCTGTCTGTGCTACCAAAAGTGTCGAGGTAAAATTGGATTTGACCGTttcccaataaaaaaaagactacggtacattttagtcaaactatCTTAGACtagtaaaaatacaaagaactCAAAGACAGTATTCAGTCACTACATTCCACTGATCAACCTGCTGTATAAAAGTGCAAGTCTGTTAAAGGATTGGCCTGAGCTGCTTTTTGAATTCCCCCTTGGGGATCAATGAACGTTATCATATCCATTGAACCATTGCTACCTTAAATAAAACAGtctacattaattaattaatttcctCATCACAAAATACTTTGTTTCCTTTATATTAAGTCCTCAACATAGTAAAAAGTGattatttttagtgttattaACATAAATGTATAATGCTAATATGTATTGTAAATATcttgattatttaaaatttgATCATTAATTGTGGATGTAAAGGATGTAGATTTCAACATGGAAAGCTAGAGCCAAAGAGGGTTTACATACACTATCACTATATCAAAAGCTgaactgaaagaataaaaacactaatgttTTATAATTTCTGTTTTCAGGACCAAGAAGAAAGCACACCACTGCACGCTGCTGCTTATTTGGGTGACACCCACATTATGGATTTACTAATTAGTTCAGGTAACAAAAACGAATtcacatgaataattaaaaaaacaaacaaccttgtggtaaatcatttttatttggtaatttagtgACTAAGTTGTATTTACAAGCAGGATTTTAAATCTACTCTGTTTTTTTAGGCGCAAACATCAATGCCAAGGACCAGAACCTGCTGACTCCTCTTCACCGAGCGGCTGCCTCACGAAATGAAGTACGCACCCTGAAAAACTCTCAGAAATAACGTTTTGAAATAGAATTGTCATCAAACTTCATGGTGAACCCACATTTCACTCGTCTTGTTCTCAGAGGGCTGTGGAGCTGCTGCTAACGCACGGCGCAAAGGTGAACACACGAGACAAAGTCTGGCACACGCCTCTACACATGGCTGCTGCCAACTGGGCTACAGGCTGCGCTGAAGCTCTCATACCTCACGTTTGCAGCCTGGATGCTGGGGACCGATCTGGTAGGACGCCACTTCATCATGCAGCATACAGCGGCCACGAAGAGGTGAAGTAAAGAACATGGATGGTCGTGAATAGATTACAAAGTGCTTATCTTTAGCTATTTATTGTTCATACCtttgtaaatgtgtatttattataaatatgtgtaatatttattaatactgtatacagtaaGAATAGATAGATTTAATTCATGCAAATACTCTTAATAAAGCCAGGCTGTTTAAATGACGTGTTTGGAGATGATAAATGTTCTTCCTTGGTTTGATGAAGCATTGTGTGTTGTTAAAGCTTCTTACACCCTCTTTATAGATGGTTTACGCTCTCCTACGTAAAGGTGCTGGTGTGGGTGCCAAAGACAAACAGGAAAGGCAGCCAATACACCTGGCGGCACACCTGGGTAAGTGCTCTACACGGTGATACGATACATGTTGTTTTCATAGCTTGGTTTTGTAACAGCTGTTTGTCTGCTTTATAAATCACTTCAATAAACATTGATTTGCAAGTTTTTCAGAGCTTGTTAAAGCAAACTGACTTTTATTCAAATGTACAAGATTAGATTATTTAACCTTTTGTCCTGATGGGATATTTAACCCAGAGCACATAGTGTGAGTTATGGTTTTAACAAATACTTAAAATTATGGTTCATAGGTTATGTTTGAACAGGTGTGTGTGGTGCGATGCACATTATTACGTGCTGTATGTAGTAAACATATGTTTTTTCTTCAGGACATGTGGGAGTGGTGAAGCTGCTCTTGTCTTATGGTGGAGATGTGATGTGCACAGATAAGCGTGGGTACACACCACTTCACGCAGCCGCTGCAAACGCACAGTCAGATATGGTCATGTATCTTTTAAGCCTCGGAGTTGAGGTAAACCTGCTATTTCATCCCTTCACATTCAAAATACAAGTTGTGTTTCACAATATCTGTCTTTGATATTTGTTATTGGAGctgttttaatgtgattttgGATTATTTGCAAGAATTACCCCTTTGCTTTAAAGTTAATTGGTAAATGTAATGCTTTCCTCAACTGTACTCCCAATGCAAAATGGTTTAACTAAAAGTTTGACACGTTAATAACATGTGCTATACTGTACGGCACAGCTCCAAATTGATGGAAAAGACAGAACTGTATCTTTCACAATTGAcctcatttttgctttttctatTAACTGTAATCAATAACGTCAGCCATTGCATATTGTCATCATTTGTGCTGTATATTTTTAGGGCTTTATTCTAAAGTCACCTGTTCTTTATACTTTCTCCCTTTCAGACTGATGAGGcaaatatttttggaaatacaGCCCTTCACATGACCTGTCACACTGGACAGGACTCTGTCGCCAATGAGCTGGTCAACTGTGGTGCAAACATCAATCAGCGCAACTACCACGGCAACACGCCACTGCATCTGGCTGCTGCCTCCTCCAGTGGTGTCCTTTGTCTTGAAATGCTTGTCAGTAATGGAGCGGATGTTAACATAAGGGTAAATTCAAATTTTAAGTAGTTTTTGAGTAAGAAAATATTTTGCTCTTGCTGtattgttgtcagtttgttaaAGTTGGCTTTTCTTTGATAAATATTTGTCCTTTCTGTGAAGCAGAATAAAGACGGAAGGAGCGCTTTGCATATGGCTGCAATGTACGGACGCTTCACAGGCTCCCAGATTCTTAttcaaaatggtaaaataatgcaaaaaacaaacactaggTTCCAATGAAACATGATAATCTCACAAGATATGACGCACAGTTCACATTCAACAAAACAagtacaatatttatttaatctgtAGGTGGAGAGGTGGATTGTGTTGATAAGAAGGGAAACACTCCTCTGCATGTTGCAGCCCGATACGGTCAGGAGTTACTGGTCAGTGCTCTACTCACCAATGAAGCTGACAGATGCAGGTAAGTTTACCTAAAGCAGAACCAAGGGATTGGTATCAGGAATTCAGTATTTCCCAGTTTTAAAGGgtcaatttgttcatttttgttgtagtttcatgtgtttttggagtagttttgtgtatttttgatcgacttatgtgcatttttctgtcattttgttcctTTACTTTGGGtgactgcacaaaattagaccaagtgCTGCATGTGACCCCAGGTTGCCATTTGCTCATGTCTTTTATTGATGATCCCAAGATTTAATATACAGAAGAGAAAAGGCCCACAACCGCGAGAAGAAAATAGTTTCCAAACCCAGTCATAATGTCGTCTCCATTGTGACCTACTATACATTGTTATTTGTCACTTGTAATGAGTGGTTAGTGATCACTACTGGTCACCCATTAAATTGTGTGTGCTACTGTTTGGCATTTATGAATGTATGACTGGTGTGGAAAAGCATGCATTGTGCAAGCAAAATTAGGAAGGGATGAAATACAATCAGCATATCAGCATATCTTTGGCGTTTATTTGATTTGCTACTTTAACAAATAATGATTTAGATAtatatagatactgtatatagataaTTTTTCAGCACATCTGGAACATTTgactatatatttattatattctcATCAGAGATGTGTAGTTTTCTCGCTGCATGAAACCTTTACCTTTCAAAGACTGATATAAGTTTATATCTTAATAGAAGACTcttctttaaatatttactaacaataaataatgtCCTTTTATAGACAGGGTGCTCATGGGATGCTTCCTCTACATTTAGCAGCACTCCATGGATATCCAGACTGTTGTCGCAAGCTGTTGTCCAACGGTGAGAAGTTTGCTAATGTTCTTTAGAATGTGTTCACTTGTCACACTtgagtttttaattgaattgaatcaatgatgaattgaattgtttttaATTCAGGCCAGTTTTACAACTGTATACCACCTCTGACGAGTGGCCCAATACTAGCCACAGGCTTTGACATAAACATGTTGGACGATCATGGTAGGACATGCTTGCATGCAGCTGCTTCTGGAGGGTAAGTGATGAACTCTCGTATTAATGCCATGGACTATTTCTGCTCACTCGTTTTAGGGAAGTAGACACAGCTAATGtcaaggctatatatagtacgATCACTTCAAATCATTGTTGGTCCCTATAAATATGCTACTTCAGATTGTATATTTGTGAGAGATGCATTTGTACCAGTTACATCAGAAAATGTTTTCTAGATTGAATGGCTGTTGATCAAATGATAAATTGATCAATCAGGCTGGTCTACTGTCAGAATACTAATCAATTATTTCTTGTTATGTTCTTTGTTTTGCAGAAATGTTGAGTGTCTCAACTTGCTACTAAACTTTGGAGCTGAAATTGATATCAAGGACAATTTGGGAAGGTGAGACGTGCTAGAGAGACAATGTTGAGTATTTGAACTGTACATTATAGTGACCTCACAGTTTCTTTATGTGAACCCACAGATCTGCTTTGCACTATGCCACTGCCAGTGGGAACAGTCAGTGTACAGTGTCCCTGGTGAGAGCTGGTGCAGAGGTCAATGAGCTGGATCTGACCAACTGCAGCCCTCTGCATTATGCTGCTGCTTCACATACCTTTTGTGGGTGAgggataataataaacaattggCATTCACACAAATGCAGCTTtaataaacaatgttttatgcAAAGGAAGGACGCATTGTGAAGAAATACAATCCTGCAGTTGAAAGTTCCCTGATATCCTAAGAAAGGTAGAAGTAGCCTTACATTATGTAGAATGCAGGCAAGCAGTGAGaattaaaacatacatttttatttatttatttatgtatttatttatttgacagggacaatgtagTCAGACatagttacagaaaaaatgcaacTGATGCCATGCATACAGAgtgtttagctaatgctaatcctCAACTCCTGTACCTGGTTGAGCTTTTCCCCAGatacaaaatatagaaaatatataaaagcacaatcttaaacacatgttcacttatttacaacagTGATCTATCATTTATCCGTCCCCACATTCAGCTCACACAGAAATAAACATGTCACTGGATTGGATGAAAAATTGCTCTCGAAACAACAAAATCCAGCTGCCTCAGTGTGACCAGAAGAACTTTGTACTGCTGCTCTCATGTTattatctttttcttttcagaGGGGGCACAAACTCTGAGCCATACATTAACCTAAATAAGGAACAAGAGGCATCTATGTAAGTATTAAGTAGATCAATGTTTGTTCTAATTTCTCTGTGTCCTGCTGTGTAGCACCGGCAAGGATGTAGGACATTGTTTTTCATGACGGACACTTGAATGGACATTATCATTACCAGCTATCACTTGGTAATAGGGGTAACACAAAGAAAATCTTTACTGTTGAAATCGGGCACTCTATCAgaccaatatcaaaaataaatgtgcaatcAGTGTGTGAGATGGtatattttaaatgacattGTAGTTAAAATGATGAGCTGTTATTTAACCCCATTAGGAATTGCCAGAGAACCATTTACGGAACAAAAACCACACTCAAGCTCTATGAGTGGTGACATTGTTTTTACTTTCCAACTCACTTACCAGTCCTGGGTTTTAAACCAATGACTTAAATCTTACATATTTTACCAAATATTTACCTATTTCTAAGGATAGCCAATCTATCCCAGATTAGTTTATGGTGTTTGATCATGACTTGTTGCTTTAAATCAACGTAATTATTAAGTTTCCTAATGTGTTTTCAAATGTTGTGTGTTCAGCTGTTTGGACTTCTTGTTGGAGAATGGAGCAAATCCTACTCTGAAGAACAGTAAAGGATACAGTGCTGTTCATTACGCAGCAGCCTATGGAAACAAGCAACATCTGGAGCTGGTCAGgcctgtctcttttttttttttttttttacttagtgtTCTTTTTACTCAGTCAGAAACGGTCTTGACCCAATATTGGTTTGCTACTATTGCAGCTTTTGGAGATTTCCTTCAACTGCCTGGAAGAGGCTGAGAGTAATATTCCAGTCAGTCCTTTGCACTTGGCTGTGAGTATGATTGCTCAAAAACGTGTGGATCCATGAGACTCTGTTGAGTGCTGCTTCCTACATTGTTTCTAATCTTTTCATCAATACAGGCGTATTATGGGCACGGCAAGGCACTGCTATTGCTCTGTGAGACGCTGGTGAGTCTGGATGTGCGGGACATTGAAGGACAAACTGCTCTCCACCTGGCAGCTCAGAGAGGCTTTTCATCATGTGTTGAGGTTCTGTTGAAACATCAAGCGTCCTACACACTGAAGGACCATAAACACAAGAGGACGGCTCTCCACGCTTCAGGTGtgttatttacaatattataatACACTCTAAATAAAGCTATTTGTATTTATCTAACACTTTACCACTAATTGTTTTCTGACTAATACATTTTGTCCTTTTCTTATGAGCAGCTGCTGAGGGTCAGGTAGACTGTCTGCTCCTATTGGTCAACATGGAACAAAGTGCTGATATTCTTGATTGTCAGGACACATCGGGACAGTGAGTGACTCCATaccttatattttaaatacataatttattattctttttgttggtaaatgtaaagaaatatggtctttaaaaaacattttaaatcaataatCTTCTATGACCGCTATATTATACCGTATAAAGTTGTTGGAGCCACAACCATCATGTTCATACAttatagcagtgtttctcaaacttaaTACAGCTGTTTCATCCCTTTTGAAGAGTGAAACATTTTCAGCTCCCCTCGCAATGCAATTTCAAATAAATGggtaaacatttttacttttgtaaaaaaaggtacaaattgtgactattcttcttcaaaactcatagAAATAGCATAAATTgcacaatcacatattttagaacagttgTAATAAAGTTTTTTGAGTGTCATAATGTCACAAACCATCTTTCTAAATCATCGTCACACCAACTCTGTAGTCGTTTTGACAGTCTGACATGAcctcattttacatttaaccacgtttttgtgtttttgaagatgAATACTACATTTTGTGATTGCATCTGCTGCTCTTGCATTATAGTTCAGATATCTTTGTGATACGTTTTTAACAACCCACAACACAGGTGTGATACTGATTAGTTTATGGCCCACAATCATTTCAAATCAAATAGTTACATTTAATTCCTTTGtcgctttttgttttttttcgtgTGACAGGACAGCGCTCATGCTGGCAGCTCTTGGCTGTCACACAGACTGTGTTCACATCTTGCTGGAAAAAGGCGCGCAGGTTGATGCTGCAGACAAACGGGGTTTTACTGCATTACACAGAGCTGTGAGCATAGACACATTACATTTAACTTATAGAGAATCATGGTGGACCACCTTCACCTTTATCATTCCTGTTGTCCTCCCACATGGTGTGTGCTGAAGGTTGTGTTGGGCAGCGAGGACTGTGTGTTGGCAGTGTTGGAACACGGAGCCTCTGCTCTGTGCAGAGACTCTCAGGGAAGGACACCGCTCCACCTCGCTGCGTCTCGTGGTCACACTGAGCTCCTTCTCACCCTGCTCAAGGCTGTTAAGAAGGCGGACCCTCTGGACTCCTTACTGGACTACAGTGGCTTCACACCCACTCACTGGGCAGCGCATCATGGTGAGAcctaacaacaggaacaatgtcTCACAGTTAAATGAAACTTAACATATACCAGTACCAGAGTTGATTTTTAAACAGCTGttggttttctgtgtttcttcaGGGCATGATGGGTGTTTACGTGTTTTGCTTAATAACACGTTCTTCAGCAACCAGGAGGGAAATCCTTTTACCCCGTTACACTGTGCTTTGTGAGCAACACAACTTTTTACACAGTGTGTTTTATACATAAGCAGTTTAGAATATATGGTGTTTTTGACTGATCTGCTCTATAAACACAGAGTTAATGGACACGATGTCGCTGCTGAGCTTCTCGTGAAGAGTGTTGGCTCTCATACTGTCAACTGTCGGGATGCCAAAGGGAGGTGTGTTTAACTGTGTACATCAGTTATGCTGCATGCAGTGCAGCAGGTTTCAATTTCCCTCCACATGCTAAGAATGAGAAGATAAAGATAAggacatttataataaaaacttttaaaatgctTTCCCACAAAACGAACCACAAAATATTGccagagccaaacacacacgtATTTACTCTTGATttgtattttagtttgaaaaataaatcagctAACTTCCACTATATGTGATACAGACACGGCTCTACTGGACTCAACACAAACCTGAACTGACCAACACACCTGCCCTTTTTAATGCAGGGCTGAGCACATAGTACCATTATGTGACTTATGAAGTGGTAGTTTGCCTTTCAGTAGCCCCAACCTATAGTTTTAAAAATGCTGCTATCAAAACTCAGTTTATTTAGATCCTACtgcttaatgtttttttctgactgTGTTTGTTCAGGACTCCTCTTCATGCAGCTGCTTATTCAGGAAGCGCTGCAGGGCTCCAGCTGGTCCTGGACCAGGGTGCAGAGGTCAATGCTGTGGATAACTGTGGATGCTCTGCTCTGATGGTTGCTGCTCGCTGTGGACAGAATATAGCAGTTGGTGGGTAACTCGGAACACTCTCTGATTCTTAAAGACCCCCTGGTTTGTGCTGACCTGTCATACGGGGAAatgaaaaaatgccttgattattggCGTTGCTCCTgaagtagttaagacacgcccagtcacagcagccccgcccctacagcgctgcacagttcagcatggagctgtcaatcaatgctcactgagggctgtgagaaGAGGAAACCAGTttctcctcccatcttttataggaggggcgggaccaacagtgacagttagtgacgtcactgatctaatatcagccaatagctaaattcaattgcaatagctggcgttcaacacaaagagggcagtcactctgacattttacaactaaaaacacaaaatgaaatactaAAATGCAAGGAGTGAGACTCGGATCAATGAACTACATTTCGTAGAAAccttcagcagaaaaaagtggttttagggtgtacttaGTAGTTGGTAAGGAACCTAGAGTAACTTACAGACACACCTCATGGTTAGATTTCTACACACCAGTTTGTTCCCCCAGTGCTTATAAAACTTACCAGCCCAGTTAACCACACGTTCAAAATATTAAAGTCTGTCATGGTTTTTGCTgattttcctacttttttcagAGTTGTTGCTGCACAAAGTGAAGCCTGACCTGAGCCTGGTGGATGTGAATAATAACACTGCCCTTCACTTAGCCTGCATCAaggtcacagacacacacacacagatttctGTCTGCATGCAAGCACATATGTTTAGCACACATGTAGcagattttgtttattaatgttttgagaattttttttttatcatggtGTACTAAAGTATGAGAAACCTTTGATTAGTTTACTCCTTTTTAACACtgttataacaaaaaaataactgttgGCATGTGATGAAGAACCTTCTCACAGTTAAAAAAAGATCTACATGAAATGTTGTTGTATGTTATCGTTACTGAATTGAGGAAGAGCTCAATGTGTTTCCTGCTGCAGGGCCATGAGATGTGCGCTCTGCTGATCTTAGGAGAGATCACTGACTCCTCCCTCATAGATGCTAGAAACAACACTCTCCAAATGTGAGTGAGGACAATTCCACCCCATTGCTAACTTAAAAATACCTTTTATCAAGATATCAACTTGGACTTAGTGAAGACAGGTGAAGTCTTGTAACACAAAAAGATGTACTGACTCTGAGATGCATTCATCGTGTATTCCAGGCCCCTTCACATTGCAGCGAGGAAAGGCCTTGCGACCGTAGTGCAGGTGTTACTGAGCAGAGGAGCTGCTGTCATGGCTGTAGATGAGGAGGGTAAGTAACGGgggttttatttttgtgattagGGGTCAAAACATggaatgtttcttttttgtttacttctgGTCCACCTTGTGCAGGCCACACACCAGCCCTGGCCTGCGCTCCAAACAAAAACGTAGCAGAGTGTTTGGCCTTGATCCTGTCCACCATGAAGCCCTTCCCTCCCAAAGAAGCTGGAACTGGAGCCACCTCCCACTTCAATCCCATCCTGAAGAACTGCAGCATTTCTGCCACCCGTGGAGCAGGTGGAAGTTTGTGTCATGCCTGAGTCTCAGACTCTACCAGCCCTACAGAGTGaaatttcatcccagtttagtgacacacacacacacgcgcacacacacacacacgcacatctcCACACACATGTCACACAGCACATATTCATGAACTCGTGGCACTGCTCCTCATAGTCTTATACTTTATTAATGCTGTTGGAGATTCTATAGAATCAACTAGACATAATTTATTGAAGGAATAACAGTTTTTAATATGAACATATGAAAAAGCTTTTTAGCTTTTCACACTGTTAAGAATATTACCGTttctttttcatgctttttcacCAACATAACATTACAACAGAGTATTTTAGGATATCATCTGATGCAAACTGTATGaatgtgtttctgtggtgtgtgtTTGAATGAAGTGTTTGTTCGTCTATATTCTCTTCAGTCCCTTCAGGATCTAGAAGTgttatattttctttctttttgattCTCAGgtgaaaagcttttttttggggggggggggaacacTTTACCAAAGTTTGTACAATTAGTAAATATAAAAACTGCTTACCAAATTCCATTTTATATTGCCTCAGTGAATGGAGCACTATTCCTGGTGGAAAAGTGATTTTCCATACACAACCACTCCGTGCTGCACGACAAACTTTATGCTACAGAGTCCATagcaataaataattatatccTTTGGTCTCTATTTTTTGTCAGTAAACAAATTGGGACGCTGTAGGAAATCTTAgcaaaatgtgctttttatgaTTCCTGGAGGGACTGACGTAATACTACTTCTTGAAATACGTGTTTTAAAGTATCTAACattattcaaatgtttttatgcAAATACTAAGACTATTTTTTTACGCAAGTATAGCTGACTCtacagtgtgtgttttaaacagttttatttaaatattgtcATGATGAATAGTAAGCCAAAAGgtctatgtttttaaaatatagttTAATGCTGTAACATGTAATGCTTCAAATCAGGggactttttacttgtatttcatAGAAAATCTCATGTTATGAAGAAGGTCAGTTTGTTCTGGGCTGTCAGAGCAACATCTTAGGATGGATGTTACAAAGCACAACATATGAGTTGTATTAGTCAGCTGAGAAAAGTCAAAGAAAAtattcaggggaaaaataagtATCAGATTACTGAAGATTTCTAACATGTCTCTTTGTGACTTTGCTTTTCttcatgcttttgttttaattttgccaGTCTCTGAAGTCTTGGTTCTCCTTATTAATACATCTCTCCTTTATTTAGTGATGTAATATAATGCTGAAAATACTTGTAGCTAAGATGACTTATAAAGATATGAAACCAGATTTAGAAGCCAGTCTCCTGTATTTTAGGAGCAAGAGAAAACTAGTGGTTGGTATGTTGCCCAGAATCAGTTTAATATAATTCAGCCATCCACTGAGCCAAGAACCCAGCTTTATACCCAACATCTACCCTCTACGCCTGCTCAGCCTTGCTTTAGCTAAGGGAAGTTTAATCAAGCCTTAGCGGAGTTATCATCTCATGATACTGTAGTTCTAAAGATGGATCTCTGGAATTAACAGGGTTagaacatgaataaataaagctgCTACACCGTggcacattttcaaaatattttttttgctttaataatCAGAAGTTAAATTTGTCTTTGAAGGACCTTTTTCTGTGTAATGGTTTGTTTTAGTTGATTCGCTAAGCTTCATTTTAACAGTGGAGTAGATGATGTTAAGCCAAAGTTTAATTGAAGTGTCCAGCATGTCGTTTTTAGTAACCTTtctatttttagtcatttaaaaGTGAGAATGGCAGAGAACAGAATTTaccagcatttaaaaaaatgctgttgTGCTTTATATGTTTCCCTTTTTTTAGGAAAGGTTATTAGCTGCTGTCCCTCTACTGTCTCTCcccctttaaaaacatactttacacTTTTGCACTCTGATAtcaatgtttacatgttacCTTAAGGAATCTTTTCCCTAAATTTATGCAATAAATTTGACAAAGATGAAACTGGgattcatatatttttaaaaaatgatttctacATACTAAATGAGGTGATGTATTGTGACGCCTGTTTCCTGTGGATAAACTTTTTTCAATACTAAACATCAGGGTGTGATAACTTGGAACGCTTTGTGGTTCCACTGTAACCGACACCTGTTtgaaatgacataaataataaatcatttattgatattttttaatgtgtttttttctctttgaaaCAAACAACATGTGGATTTACTTGTAATTCCAAATGATGACATCACAATATTATTTCAGTTGATAATGTAGCATTAAGATTTATGAATGAAGTGTACTACAAATCAAATTCATCTATTATTATCATTGAACTATTGTGTTAttcagaggtaaaagtaatggattacaagtactcatgtgactgttgttgcttttatgggtactcgTACATTTTTGAGTAGAtttctatatcattttaaaagaagtaaagtaattcattacatttctacagctCAGCATTACtgactaaattattatttttgttttaaaatgatcaacggacaatgggaaacaacaaaaaaattaatagacAACAATCATAgacgaccaaccagattaaatgtaatgtaccgcaccaaaacagcattgagtgctggttattttctcagtttcagagttcataaatgtagctatatttagagcctgag is a genomic window containing:
- the ankrd52b gene encoding serine/threonine-protein phosphatase 6 regulatory ankyrin repeat subunit C, whose protein sequence is MELRKITDQSPLVQAIFNRSTEDVSFLLNHNEDVNLLDQEESTPLHAAAYLGDTHIMDLLISSGANINAKDQNLLTPLHRAAASRNERAVELLLTHGAKVNTRDKVWHTPLHMAAANWATGCAEALIPHVCSLDAGDRSGRTPLHHAAYSGHEEMVYALLRKGAGVGAKDKQERQPIHLAAHLGHVGVVKLLLSYGGDVMCTDKRGYTPLHAAAANAQSDMVMYLLSLGVETDEANIFGNTALHMTCHTGQDSVANELVNCGANINQRNYHGNTPLHLAAASSSGVLCLEMLVSNGADVNIRNKDGRSALHMAAMYGRFTGSQILIQNGGEVDCVDKKGNTPLHVAARYGQELLVSALLTNEADRCRQGAHGMLPLHLAALHGYPDCCRKLLSNGQFYNCIPPLTSGPILATGFDINMLDDHGRTCLHAAASGGNVECLNLLLNFGAEIDIKDNLGRSALHYATASGNSQCTVSLVRAGAEVNELDLTNCSPLHYAAASHTFCGGGTNSEPYINLNKEQEASICLDFLLENGANPTLKNSKGYSAVHYAAAYGNKQHLELLLEISFNCLEEAESNIPVSPLHLAAYYGHGKALLLLCETLVSLDVRDIEGQTALHLAAQRGFSSCVEVLLKHQASYTLKDHKHKRTALHASAAEGQVDCLLLLVNMEQSADILDCQDTSGQTALMLAALGCHTDCVHILLEKGAQVDAADKRGFTALHRAVVLGSEDCVLAVLEHGASALCRDSQGRTPLHLAASRGHTELLLTLLKAVKKADPLDSLLDYSGFTPTHWAAHHGHDGCLRVLLNNTFFSNQEGNPFTPLHCALVNGHDVAAELLVKSVGSHTVNCRDAKGRTPLHAAAYSGSAAGLQLVLDQGAEVNAVDNCGCSALMVAARCGQNIAVELLLHKVKPDLSLVDVNNNTALHLACIKGHEMCALLILGEITDSSLIDARNNTLQMPLHIAARKGLATVVQVLLSRGAAVMAVDEEGHTPALACAPNKNVAECLALILSTMKPFPPKEAGTGATSHFNPILKNCSISATRGAGGSLCHA